The proteins below come from a single Magallana gigas chromosome 10, xbMagGiga1.1, whole genome shotgun sequence genomic window:
- the LOC136272474 gene encoding fibrinogen-like protein 1: protein MPCNALLECVGVDIIGRETKRCRLLSGFPALIPTQTTSDETARYQKSTGSRVGTDFYCAAQLTSGQIVSTICNQENHQWMLIQRRFDGSEKFLRNWVDYENGFGSRGSEFWIGNRNIHELTNDGYTYLRIELMDHDCIWKYAEYSYFYVESDSNKYKLHVNGYSGDAEDSMWYHDGMFFSTYDSDNDYADYNCGLRWRGGWWYRECHRANLNGDYGNNDYGEGINWYHWKGFYYSMKEVRIMVRKP, encoded by the exons ATGCCTTGTAATGCTCTTTTAGAGTGTGTTGGAGTGGATATCATAGGAAGGGAAACAAAACGGTGTCGCCTTTTGAGTGGATTTCCTGCTCTAATACCAACACAGACAACATCAGATGAAACCGCCAGATATCAGAAa TCCACTGGAAGCAGAGTTG GCACAGATTTTTATTGTGCGGCGCAATTAACCAGTGGGCAGATTGTATCTACCATATGTAATCAGGAAAATCATCAATGGATG CTTATTCAGAGACGGTTTGATGGATCAGAGAAGTTTTTGAGAAACTGGGTGGACTATGAAAATGGATTTGGATCTAGAGGGTCAGAGTTCTGGATAG GTAACCGAAACATTCATGAATTAACAAATGATGGCTACACTTACCTTAGAATAGAACTGATGGACCACGACTGTATTTGGAAATATGCAGAGTATTCATACTTTTATGTTGAATCCGACAGCAATAAATATAAGCTGCATGTCAATGGTTATTCTGGGGATGCAG AGGATAGTATGTGGTACCATGACGGAATGTTCTTCAGTACGTACGACAGTGATAATGATTATGCAGACTATAACTGTGGATTAAGATGGCGCGGAGGGTGGTGGTATCGCGAATGTCATAGGGCAAATCTTAACGGAGATTACGGGAACAATGATTATGGCGAAGGGATCAATTGGTATCACTGGAAAGGTTTTTATTACTCAATGAAGGAAGTCAGAATTATGGTTCGAAAACCTTAA
- the LOC136272333 gene encoding uncharacterized protein: MPPKKHKKGNQNVQGKPAKRIRRPSRRIIEATSAVSETSDVHVPCAPASTSGGETINVNLDHLPSASQVIPQSSSSDRQDPSRQPRPQGQLPTDQSLQHSVGTSATVATFSGFGSICRPNTNTTTPRDLAVLTEETDKLLMASMAESTWQTYKTAFDSFNRFRYLYGLPLSWPAPLEHIIQFIASLSAEGKASGSIRTYISGLSYMYKIHGLTDITKAFIVTKLLEGAARQNPTHDTRAPITFNILTTLLQALEKVCLNSYEICLFRAAFCLAFFGFLRVGELTSKSLKSRDLRPLQFGDIAIVEANGYKHVKVTIRQSKTDQLGYSSTLFLSETTGQACPVMAVVNYLKVRAQGLGQGQFLVHFDGKPLTRYQFSAILAKSLQFCEGKIGRFKSHSFRIGAATEAAMRGIPDQVIKQWGRWKSESYASYIRF, encoded by the exons ATGCCTCCTAAAAAACACAAGAAAGGCAACCAAAACGTTCAGGGGAAGCCGGCGAAACGGATTAGAAGGCCGAGCCGAAGGATTATCGAGGCGACATCGGCTGTGAGCGAGACcagtgatgtacatgtaccatgcgCTCCTGCATCAACCAGCGGAGGAGAGACGATCAACGTCAACCTGGATCATCTACCTTCTGCATCACAGGTCATTCCACAGTCGTCGTCATCGGATCGCCAAGACCCAAGTAGACAGCCTCGCCCTCAGGGTCAGTTACCAACAGACCAAAGTCTGCAGCACAGTGTGGGCACCTCAGCCACAG TGGCCACGTTTTCGGGCTTTGGCTCCATATGCAGACCCAACACCAACACCACTACCCCCAGAGATTTGGCAGTTTTGACAGAGGAAACCGATAAACTCTTAATGGCTTCTATGGCGGAGAGTACATGGCAAACATATAAAACAGCTTTTGATAGTTTCAATCGTTTCAGGTACTTGTATGGGTTACCTCTTTCATGGCCAGCTCCTCTCGAGCATATCATTCAATTTATAGCTTCATTGTCTGCAGAAGGGAAAGCCTCTGGATCTATTAGAACTTATATATCGGGtttgtcatacatgtacaaaattcatGGTCTCACGGACATTACCAAGGCATTTATAGTCACTAAATTGTTAGAAGGGGCAGCCAGACAAAACCCAACACACGACACCCGGGCCCCGATTACTTTTAATATCCTGACTACACTGCTCCAGGCTTTAGAAAAAGTCTGTCTTAATAgttatgaaatttgtttatttaggGCTGCATTCTGTTTGGCATTTTTTGGATTCTTGAGAGTAGGGGAATTAACCAGCAAATCACTCAAAAGTCGGGACTTGAGACCTTTGCAGTTTGGTGATATTGCCATTGTTGAGGCTAATGGGTATAAACATGTTAAAGTCACAATTAGACAATCAAAGACCGACCAACTAGGCTATTCCTCTACCCTATTTTTGTCAGAAACTACAGGTCAGGCATGCCCTGTTATGGCAGTGgtaaattatttaaaggttCGAGCTCAGggtttaggtcaaggtcaattcTTAGTTCATTTTGATGGCAAACCCTTGACACGTTATCAGTTTTCAGCCATACTTGCCAAATCATTGCAATTCTGTGAGGGTAAGATCGGGCGATTTAAGTCTCATTCCTTTCGTATTGGGGCTGCAACAGAGGCAGCAATGAGGGGCATCCCTGATCAAGTTATTAAACAATGGGGGCGCTGGAAGTCGGAGTCTTATGCTTCATATATTAGGTTTTAA